A genomic segment from Gallaecimonas xiamenensis 3-C-1 encodes:
- a CDS encoding flagellin, producing MALYVNTNVASLNSQRVMSRSTNELGTSYERLSSGLRINSAKDDAAGLQISSRLTAQINGLNQGARNANDGISLSQTAEGALDEYSNLLQRMRTLAVQSSNGSNTTADRTALNAEYSKLTTELDRIVTDTEFGGVKLLNNTYSEDFQIGANAGQLINVKISGALSAAGVGGDLTTGIATFATAQTAIDKLDAALGTVNSIRADLGATQNRFSSVIRSQENTAQNLSASRSRITDADYAAETATLARNSVLQQAASSMLSQANQQPQIALSLLG from the coding sequence ATGGCTCTGTATGTAAACACTAACGTTGCGTCTTTGAACTCCCAACGTGTAATGTCCCGCTCCACCAACGAGCTGGGCACCAGCTACGAGCGTCTGTCCTCTGGTCTGCGTATCAACAGCGCCAAAGACGACGCTGCTGGCCTGCAAATCTCCAGCCGTCTGACCGCTCAGATCAACGGTCTGAACCAAGGCGCCCGTAACGCCAACGACGGTATCTCCCTGTCCCAGACCGCTGAAGGCGCCCTGGACGAGTACTCCAACCTGCTGCAGCGTATGCGTACCCTGGCGGTGCAATCCTCCAACGGTTCCAACACCACCGCTGACCGTACTGCTTTGAACGCAGAGTATTCAAAGCTGACCACCGAACTGGATCGTATCGTTACTGATACCGAATTCGGTGGCGTTAAACTGCTGAACAATACCTACAGTGAAGACTTCCAGATCGGTGCCAACGCTGGCCAGTTGATCAACGTTAAAATCAGTGGTGCCCTGAGCGCAGCTGGTGTTGGCGGTGACTTGACTACCGGCATCGCTACTTTTGCCACTGCCCAGACAGCAATTGATAAGCTGGATGCCGCTTTGGGTACCGTCAACAGCATCCGTGCCGACCTGGGTGCCACTCAGAACCGTTTCAGCTCTGTTATCCGCTCTCAGGAAAACACTGCTCAGAACCTGAGTGCCTCTCGTTCACGTATCACTGACGCTGACTACGCTGCCGAGACCGCTACCCTGGCCCGTAACAGCGTACTGCAGCAGGCTGCCAGCTCCATGCTGAGCCAGGCTAACCAACAGCCGCAGATCGCTCTGTCCCTGCTGGGCTAA